The Actinomyces lilanjuaniae genome segment CCGGCTCGGCTGGGTGCGCGCGCGGTGTCTGAGAGCGCGCGGCGTCGCGTGCGTGCTGACGCGCGGCGGAACCGGGAGAGGATCCTCGTCGTGGCTGAGCAGGTCTTTGCCAGGGAGGGACTCGAGGCCCCGATGGACGTCATCGCCAAGGGTGCCGGGGTGGGGGCAGGGACTCTCTACCGCCACTTTCCCACCAAGCAGGACCTGCTGAGCGAGATCCTGGAGGCCCGGTTCACCGACCTGGCGCGCAGGCGCCAGGAGATTGAAGCCGCAGCCGGGTCCTCCGGTGAGGCCCTGGAGCAGTGGCTGGAGGCGGTCGGGGAGTGGATGCGCGCTTATGACGGCCTGCCGCAGCCGCTGCGGGACGCCTACGTCAGCGGTTCGTCCCCGCTGTCCCCCACCTGCGAGGAAGTGATCGAGATGACGAGAGGCTTCCTGGAGACGGCGCAGCGTGAGGGTGTGGCGCGTGTCGACGTCGATGCGGCGACGCTCTACCAGGCCGCGCTGGCGTCGGCCTGGGTCGCTGGAGCGGTGGAGGGCGCCCAGAGGGGTGCCGAGGACGGCGCTGCGCGCGGTGACGGGACGGTCGGGCGGTGCGACACGGCCGGGCCGGGGCAGGGCGCTGGGGGTGGTGTGGCTTCCGGGAGCGGGAGGGCTGCAGAAGGGGCGGCGGCCCAGCAGCGGCTCGTCTCACTCATGCGGCGGGGGTGGCAGGAGGCCCGGTAGCGAGGTCGGGCCGCCGGGCCTGTGGAATAGGCTGCCAGCAGGTGATGTTGCGCCAGTCAGAGGAACGCGACTAGAAAGGTTCTCCTATGGCTACCACGAACATCACCGGCGCTGACTTCAAGGACACCATCCACGGTGAGGGCATCACTCTGGTGGACTTCTGGGCGTCCTGGTGCGGTCCGTGCATGCGGTTCGGTCCCGTCTACGAGAAGGCCTCGGAGGCCAACCCGGACATCACCTTCGCCAAGGTGGACACTGAGGCGGAACAGGGGCTGGCCTCGGCCCTGGGGATCTCCTCTATCCCGACTCTCATGGTCTTCCGTGACGACGTGCTGGTCTACCGGGAGGCCGGAGCCCTGCCCGCCTCCGCCCTGGACGCTCTCATCACCCAGGTGCGTGAGCTGGACATGGAGGAGGTCAAGGCCAAGATTGCCGAGGCTGAGAAGTCTGAGGCAAGTCAGGGAGCGTCCCAGGAGGCCTGATCCAGGTCCAGGAGGCAGAGCCCCGGAAACCTAGCAGCGGTCGCTGCCGTGCCGATGTAGTCGGGCGGCAGCGACCGCTGTGTCGTGTCCGGGCTCGTTTGGCTGAGGACGTGCGACAGCGGGAGCAGTGGCTCTGCTCTGGTGGGGAGCGGTGCAGGCTCCCGGTGCTGGGGTTCTCGGGTCGGGTGCCTCGGAGGTAAAAGAATCGCCAAAGGTGGAGAAGTTGTCGCACCTGGTTTTCGGGACAGCTGAGTAGGTTGCAAGTTCAGGGTTGTGCCCGCATGTGAGTGGTGCTCGAAACGACGCCGTGGTATTCCATAGGCCTACGTCGTCTACCGAGAGGAGAACTCGACATGTCACGGTCAATACTGAACGGTTATACCGGTTCTGATCCGGACAGAAGCGAGCTGAATCCGCTGTTTGCTCGACCTGGGGAGGCGCATGATCTTCCGAAGTTTCGCCTCCCGGCGTCGGAGGCGCTTCCAGAGACCGCCTACCAGGTGGTCCACGACGAGGCCATGCTCGACGGCAACGCCCGGATGAACCTGGCCACCTTCGTCAGCACCTGGATGGACGACCACGCTGGCCGCCTCTACCTGGAGGCGGCTGACAAGAACATGATCGACAAGGACGAGTACCCCAGGACGGCCGAGATCGAGGCGCGCTGCTGGACGATGCTCGCCGACCTGTGGCACGCCCCGCAGCCCCGGCGCGCTATCGGCACCTCCACGATCGGCTCCTCCGAGGCCTGCATGCTCGGTGGCCTCGCCCTCAAGCGCCGGTGGCGCAACGCCCGCCGGGCGGCTGGCAAGCCGGCTGACAGGCCCAACCTCGTCATGTCCAGCGCCGTTCAGGTGTGCTGGGAGAAGTTCTGCAACTACTGGGACGTGGAGCCGCGCCTGGTCCCGATCAGTGAGGACCACAAGGTCCTCGACGGGTACAGGCTTGAGGACTACGTCGACGAGAACACCATCGGCGTCGTGGCGATCATGGGCGTGACCTACACCGGAATGTATGAGCCGGTGGCCAAGATCGCGCAGGCGCTGGACGCTATCCAGGAGCGCACAGGACTGGACGTCCCCATTCACGTTGACGCTGCATCGGGAGGAATGATTGCCCCCTTCGTCCAACCAGACCTGGAATGGGACTTCCGCATTAACCGGGTTGCATCTATCAGTACTTCTGGGCACAAGTATGGACTTGTGTATCCTGGTATCGGGTGGGTTGTGTGGCGTGAGGAGTCTGCGCTGCCCGAGGAACTGATCTTTGAAGTGTCCTACCTGGGAGGCCAGATGCCGACCTTCGCGCTCAACTTCTCCCGTCCCGGCGCCCAGGTGCTGCTCCAGTACTACATGTTCCTGCGGCTCGGGTTTGACGGCTATCGCAGAGTGCAGGCCAACAGCCGCGACGTCGCCCGCTACCTGGCCGGGGAGATAGCGCAGATGGGTCCCTTCGAGCTGTGGAACGACGGCTCTGACATCCCGGTGTTCGCCTGGCGGCTGCGCGCCGACCACACGGACCGGTGGAACCTCTACGACCTGTCCGACCGGCTGCGGATGAAGGGCTGGCTGGTTCCGGCCTACCCGATGCCGGACAACCTCGCTGACCTCACCGTGCAGCGTATCGTCGTGCGTAACGGGCTCAGCCGTGACCTGGCCGACGCTCTCCTTGAGGACATGCGTGCCGAGGTCACCTACCTCGATCGGCTCGGCGGTCCTCTGCCCCATGTGGAAGGCCGCCCGGCGGCCTTCCACCACTGAGGAGGCTGACATGTCCAGCAGCACACGCAGTTCTGCCGCTCCTGGCAGCATGTCCGTTTTCAACCTGGCCGTGCTCACCGTGGTGGCGGTCGCCTCGCTGCGCTCACTTCCTGCCATGGCCGGCTACGGGATCGCCTCGGTGGTGCTCTACGTCATTCCCGCAGTCTTCTTCCTGGTGCCCACGGCCCTGGTGTCCGCCGAGCTTGCTACCGGCTGGAAGGGCGGCGTGTTCATCTGGGTGCGTGAGGCCTTCGGTGAGCGCTGGGGCTTCGTGGCCATCTGGCTGCAGTGGGTGCAGAACGTCGTGTGGTACCCCACGCAGATCGCCTTCATCGCCGTGAGCCTGTCCTACGTCATTAACCGTGGCTGGCTGGCCAGCAATGGCGTCTACGTGGCTGGTGTCATCATCGTCCTCTACTGGGTGTCCACGCTCGTCGCCCTGGCTGGCGGCAACCTCTTTGCCACGGTGGGGTCGTGGAGCGGGATTGTGGGGACCCTGTTCCCGGCAGTGGTGCTGGTGGTCCTGGGTGCGGCCTGGCTGGTGACCGGGGCACCCTCCCAGACGCCGCTGACGGCCTCGGCCGCACTCCCGCCGTGGACGGGCCTAGCCTCCATCGTGCTTGTCGTGTCCAACGTGCTCGCCTATGCAGGCATGGAGGTCAACGCGGTCCACGCGAACGACCTGTCTGACCCCGGGCGCGGCTACCCCCGCTCGGTGCTGGTCTCCTCGGCCCTGATCCTGACGATCTTCATTCTGCCGACCCTGGCGATCGCCGTCGCTGTCCCTCAGGGCAGTCTCGGAGTGGTGGACGGGATCAACCTGGCTTTCCAGACCTTCTTCGACCACTGGCACCTGGGCTGGGCCACGCCGGTGATCTCCCTGCTCATCGCCCTGGGTGCCTTCGCCTCCGTGGTGACCTGGATCGCCGGGCCGTCCAAGGGTCTGCTGGCTGCCGCCCGAACGGGGTTGCTGCCGCCGCTGCTACAGAAGCGCAACCAGGCAGGGGTGCAGCGTTCGATCCTCATGCTGCAGGGGGTCATCGTCACGGTCCTGGCGCTGCTGTTCGTAGTCATCCCCAACGGAAACACCGCTTTCGTCACACTCATCGACATGGCGGCAGCGCTGTACCTCATTATGTACATGATGCTGTTCGCTGCTGCTGTCCGCCTGCGTACCACTCGCCCGCAGGTGCGGCGTACCTATCGCACTCCTGCGATGAGGCTGGTGGCTGGCATCGGGTTCCTTGCCTGCGCGGTGGCGTTCGTCCTGTCGTTCGTCCGCCCGTCCGGGTTCACGGGGCTGAGCACCATGGGCTACGCCCTCGTGGTGGGACTGGTGATCGTGGTGCTGGGGCTGCCGCCACTGGTCTTCTACGCGCTGCGTAGGCCGGGGTGGCGGCTGGAGCCTGATCACGCCACCGGCGACGCCGTTCTGGTCAACCCGCCGCTGGCACCCACGCCCCAGGCCGGAGACGCCATGTCTGTGCGTCAGCACGGGAGACGGGCAGCACTCCGACGACCGTCCGGGCGTCACCTGGACCGCACGTCCTAGATCCTCCGACCTTGCTCGTCGTTGCTGCGGCGTCGGGCAGGCCGTGCGGGAGGCGCAGGGACACACCATGAGCCCCGCTGCCGCTGTAAGGCGGCAGCGGGGCTCACCCGTGCCCGCTTGCCCGGGGGCGCGGTTTCCTGCCTGCGGACCTGGGGCTAGACGTGCTCGGCCTTGGTGGTGCATGAGCCGGAGCGATGTCTCCCAGCGCCCTTGGTGGACGGTTGTCTGATGCCCGCATGGTTGGGACGGTACTCGTGTGGTGGAGCCCAGGCTAGGTGAGCAGGTGTGCTCTCACCCTGCCGGGGTGCTTGGCCCCGCTGCTGAGAGGCTGGAGTCGGTCGTTTCTCCCCCGCTGGCTTTTGCTACTTCCGTCTACAAGGACAGCCGGGCAGGATCTCTACGGGAAACGCCTTTTCTGGCGGTGTGAAGCGGAGGTTTGGAGGTCGAAAGCACTGGAGGGGGCCGACTCGTCAGAGTCGGCCCCCTCCAGCCTGACGTCAATAGCCGGTGTCTACGACGTCCTAGCCGCGACGACGAGCGATCAGCAGCGCACTACCTGCTCCCAGTCCTAGTAGCGCGACAAGACCGATGCCGATAGTCGCCCCGGTACGTGCGAGCGTCCCGCTGCGCGGTGAGGAACCTGTCGGGTTGTTGTCGGGCGTTCCTGGTGCCTGCGACGACCCGCCCGCAGTGCCGCCACCGGGGCCTGATGCCGACGGCGTCTCAGTAGCGACCGGCTCTGCGGGTTCGCTGGGGGTCTCGCTGGACTCGGGAGTCTCGGTTGCGGGCTCGCTGGGGTCTCGCTGGACTCGGGAGTCTCGGTTGCGGGTTCGCTGGGGGTCTCGCTGGACTCGGGAGTCTCGGTTGCGGGCTCGCTGGGGGTCTCGCTGGACTCGGGAGTCTCGGTTGCGGGCTCGCTGGGAGTCTCGGTGGGCTCAGGAGTCTCGGTGGGGGTCTCGGTGGGCTCAGGAGTCTCGGTGGGGGTCTCGCTGGGCTCAGGAGTCTCGGTGGGAGTCTCGGTGGGCTCAGGAGTCTCGGTGGGAGTCTCGGTGGGCTCAGGAGTCTCGGTGGGGGTCTCGCTGGGCTCAGGAGTCTCGGTGGGAGTCTCGGTGGGCTCAGGAGTCTCCTCCGGCGTGTAGGTGTTAGTGAAGGTGGCGGTTGCTGTCTGATCGCCGGCAGTGATGGTGATGGTCTGTGGCTCGGGTGGGGTGAGGGTGTAGCCGTCCTCCTGAGCGGCGTCGATGTCCTCGGTGATGGTGCACTGGGTGCCCTCGGGCAGGGCGAGGTCGGCGTCTACAGCGGTCCCGTTACCGGTAGCGGTAAGGGTGCCGGTGGTGGTGTCAGCGTCGTCGCAGGTGAAGGTGAAGGTGAACTCCTTGGAGGTCAGGTCCTCACCGCCCTCAACGGCCTTGGCCACTGAGAACGACCCCACCGGGGTCTCCGCCTCGTCCGCGGTGTTCCTCAGGGTGATGGCCGTGGAGGTCTGGTCGGCGACCGTGAGCGAGGTCGTCGTCTCACCGCCCACAGTAAAGACCGGGGTACCCCACGTCGCGCCCGCAGGCGTGGTGGAGGCCGTCGTGGGGTCCTCGCTCAGGGTGAGGACCGTGCCGGCCGGGAAGGTCCCGTTGTAGGTGGTAATCGCCCCGAGAGTCACCTCCATTGTCGTCGTCCCACCGGTGCGGTCAGCATTGACCTCCCCGGGTGCCGTCCAGCCCTCGTAGGTGTCCACCGTGGCACCCCCCGGCAGGGTGTAGTCGATGCCGACGGTGAAGGTGGTCCCCTCCGGGACGCGGGGAGCAGCCTCACCTGAGAGGAGCTTGGTGATGTTGAGGCCGCCGAACCCGGCTTCCATGGATACGTCGATGGTGAAGGACCTCGTGTAGTAGACGAGGTAGCTGGACTCGAGGGTGGTGCCTGCCAGGGTCGCGTTGTTCTCGTACTCCACCCCGGCCTGGATCGTCTGGTTGTCCGTTGTCGGGAAGGACGAGTAGTACACGGAGTAGTTGGTGTTCGGAGCGAAGGGTCCGGTGACCCTGATCGTAGCCTCGTCCCCGTTAATCTCTACCTCCAGGTCAAAGTTACCCTGAGAGGTGTCGTGGTCCTGGCCGGCGGCGTCGGTAACCGTGCCCACCGCGGTGTCGCTGGTTGCGCTCTTCCCGATGTCAAGCGTCCAGTTGCTGAGGGTGGTGTCATAGGTCTGGCCGGGGGTGAGACGGTCGGTGAACGTGATGGTAGAAACTGTCTGCCCATCAACGGTGATCGGGTTTCCCCCGGCAGCCAGAGCCTCCTCAATGGCTGGTGTCCCAAAGTTCAGCTCCCAGTCAAGGGAGGTCGAGGTAGCGGTGAGCGGGGACGCCCACTTGCGTAGGGACTCCGGGGAGTAGGGGAAGCCTGTGTACTCGCCGATCCGGCCGCCCGGGATCTCGACCGTGCGCACGGTCCCGTTGGCGTTGATGTCCGCGGTGCTGGACTCGGTGGGCTGCTCGGCCACGATGAGGGCTGAGCCGCTACCGTTCAGGCCGCTGAACCCCTGGTCCACCAGTGAGTCAAGCTGCTCGTTGAAGGTGCAGGTGATGTTCTGCTGGTCCAGCTCGCAGGTGCCGATCGTGGTCTGAGTGCCGTTGTAGGTGACTGACAGGGGCTGGGACAGCGGGAACTCCCGGTTGCGGAACACCTCCGGCAGACCGATAGAGAAGGAATCACCACTCTTGGCGTTCGCGTTGCGGGCGTCCCAGGTGAAGGACAGGCGGAGGACGTCGCCTGCCGTGATGGTGGTGTCGTCGGGGTCGTCCTGCCCCGTGTTAGAGGACTTCACCAGCCTCAGGTCGCTGACAATGATTCCTGGGTTGTCTGCTGCCTGTGCGGCGGTGGGCAGTACCGCGCTCATCAGGGCTCCGGTGAGCGACAGCAGCATGGCGAGCACAGCTGCGACGAAGGCTTTGCTGGGGGCCTTGCTGCGATGCGCAGGTGAGGTGGGTGACATAATGGTCCTCTCGGGGTGCGGGGACACGGCTGGGTGCGCAGTTGGTCGCATCCTGTCCTAGCTGGTCCGACAATACCGGGGAGAAAACATAGTACTGCGCTGTGCGGGGCCTCAATAGGGAAATAGGTGGCGGCAAGGAATCGATACAGGATATTAGCTGGTGAGGCGCCTTATCTCGGATGGGGACAATAGTTTGGAGCCGGCTAGTGCTTATCGTCAACGTGGAGTAGTCTGCGGCTGCTCGGGGTGCGGAAAATATTTATCGTTCTGTTGCCGGGAGGGGTGGGTGCGTCGCGCACTGTCTGGGTTGGGTGGCCAACAGCCCGACGGGCGCGTCGTCCGGGACCCCGGCAGCTAACTGTCCCGGATCGGGACGGCTGTCCCGACCTGTCAGCCCTGTCGGTCGGGGCGGGCCTGGGCTGCGGCACGCGCGGCGGCTGGAGCAGCGGCAGCGATGGCCTCCACCGCCTCCTCGTCGTGAGCGGCGGAGACGAACCACGCCTCGAACACGGAGGGTGGCAGGGCCACGCCCTCCCGCAGGAAGGCGTGGAAGAAGGGGGCGAAGCGCCAGGTCTCCTGGGCCTGGGCGCCCTCGTAGTCATGCACGCCGCTGCTGGCGGCGCTGTCCCCGAACATGACGGAGAACAGGGAGCCTGCGCGCTGGACGCGGTGGGCCACCCCTTGGGCGCTCAGCGCCTCGGAGACCACCTGGCCTACCTGGGCCGAGGCTGCGTCAACCGCCCGGTAGACCTGGTCGTCAGCCAGCTCCAGGGTGGCCAGGCCTGCTGCCGTGGCCAGCGGGCTGCCCGACAGGGTCCCTGCCTGGTAGACGGGACCCAGGGGGGCCAGCAGGTCCATGACGTCAGCGCGCCCGCCGACGGCGGCCAGCGGAACCCCGCCGCCGATCACCTTGCCGAAAGTCAGGAGGTCGGGCACCCAGGAGGCCTCCGCCGTGCTGGCGGGCCAGATGCGGGCACTGTGTGTACTGCCGGGCACGGGACCGCCCTGCCCGTCGGCCACCCACCCCTCGACAGCCTCCAGGCCCCACCAGCCTGCTGGTCCCACACGGAAGCCGGTGAGCACCTCGTCAAGGATCATGAGGGCGCCGTGCTGGGCAGTCAGGCGTCGCACGCCTGCGGTGTAGCCGGGTAGCGGGGGCACCACGCCCATGTTGGCGGCCGCCCCCTCCAGGATGACAGCGGCCACCTCCTGGCCGCGCTGCTCCAGGCAGGCCTCCAGGGCGGGGAGGTCGTTGTAGGGCAGGACGAGGGTCTGGGCGGCCACCATCTGCGGCACCCCGGCGCTGCCGGGCAGCCCTGCGGTGGCTACGCCGGAGCCGGCCGCGGCCAGCAGCCCGTCAGAGTGGCCGTGGTAGCAGCCGGCGAGCTTGACCACGAGGTCACGCCCGGTGGCCCCGCGCGCCAGGCGGACAGCGGTCATGGTGGCCTCGGTACCGGTGGACACGAGGCGGACCCGCTCGGCCGCTGGTACCCGGCGGCGCACCTCCTGAGCCAGCAGGGTCTCCGCTTCCGTGGGCGCCCCGAAGGACAGCCCTCGCCAGGCGGCCTCCCGCACGGCCTCCACCACGCCGGGGTGGGCGTGGCCCAGGAGGGCCGGTCCCCAGGAGCCCACGAGGTCCACGTAGTCGCGGCCCTCGGTGTCACGGACCCGTGCGCCGCTGGCGGAGGTGATGAAGCGCGGGGTCCCACCCACCGAGCCGAAGGCGCGTACCGGGGAGTCCACGCCTCCGGGGATGACGGCACGGGCGGTCTCAAAGAGGGCGGCGTTGCTGCGGGCGGGGGTCTGGGTGGTCATAGAGGCTCCTGGCTGGGCGGCGTGGGCTGTCTCGGAGACGGCTGCGGTGGGCTGGGGTCGGGTGTACGGACAGGCTCCTGCGCCCGTGGCTGGTGTGCGGTCGTGGGGCTGTGCGGCTGGCGACTCGTCAGACCATAGCCGCCCCTGCCGCTGCGGGAGCCCAGGCAGGCGGTGGTCCTGCCTGGGTTGTGCGGGTTTCTGCCCGGGGCAACCAGACAGGACAGGCGGGCCAGCAGGCCCTCAAGACGCGCACCCGTGAGCGTCGCGCTCTGCTAGGAGGCCAACCACCCGGGGTTCTCGGCGACCTGCCGGGCCCAGTAGGTCAGCACCACGTCGGCACCTGCGCGTACGATCCCCAGCAGGGACTCGGCGATGACCCGCTCACGCTCCACCCAGCCGTTGCGGGCGGCGGCTTCCACCATGGCGTACTCCCCGGAGACCTGGTAGGCGGCCACGGGAACGGGGCTGGTCGCGGCAACTTGGGCCAGGACGTCCAGGTAGGGGCCTGCGGGTTTGACCATGACCATGTCTGCGGCCTCGGCCGTGTCCAGGGCAGCCTCGCGCAGGCCCTCGCGCCGGTTGGCGGGGTCGAGCTGGTAGGTGCGTCGGTCGCCCTGCAACGTGGAGCGCACCGCCTCCCGAAAGGGGCCGAAGTAGGCCGAGGCGTACTTGGCCGAGTAGGCCAGGAGCGCGACGTCGTCGTGCCCGGTAGCGTCCAGGGCGGCGCGTACCGCCGCGACCTGCCCGTCCATCATGCCCGAGGGTGACACCATATGTGCCCCTGCCTCCGCCTGGGACACGGCCATCGCCTGGTACAGGGGCACGGTGGCGTCGTTGTCCACCTCACCCGCGCGAGGCCCGTCCTGCCGTAGCACGCCGCAGTGCCCGTGGCTGGTGAACTCGTCCAGGCAGGTGTCGGCGCACACCACCAGCGCGTCGCCCACCTCGGCGCGCACCGCAGCCACCGCCTGGTTGAGGATGCCGTCCTCGGCCCAGGCCTGGCTGCCGACCTCGTCGCGCTCCTGGGGCACGCCGAACAGCACCACACCGCCCAGCCCGGCGCGGGCGCAGGCGACAGCCTCGCGGCGCAGGGAGTCCAGAGTGTGCTGGACGACGCCGGGCATCGCCTCCACCGGCTGCGGCTGGCTGACGCCCTCGCGCACGAAGACCGGCTGCATGAGGCTGGCGGGGTCAACAGTGTGCTCGCGGGCCAGGCGGCGCATCGCAGGCGTGGAGCGCAGGCGCCGGGGTCGCACGGTGGGGGCGACGGGGGCGGGCACACCCCGGGAGGCCAGGAGGTCGGGAGCCGGAGGTCGAGGTGCTGTGCTGGCCGCAGGGCCGGTCGTGGAACGGGATGCAGCGGGAGCCGTGGGAGCCGTGGGAGTCGTTGTGGGAGTCATGGGAGTCATGGCGTCGTCTCCTGTCAGGGTTCTTCTTCGTTCTTCTACGGCGTCTGCGGTGCCTACGGTCCTTCCGCCCGCCTGGGCTGAGTGGCGGGCCGCCTCCTTGACCGCCCGAAGCACACCCGCTGGTGTGGGGGAGGCGGCGGTGGCATCCACGATGATGCCTGCCTCCCTGGCGGCCTGGGCCGTCGTGGTCCCGATGGCAACGGTGCGGGTGGGAGGTGGTGGTGGCCCCACCAGGTCAAGGAGCGCGCGGGTTACCGAGGGCGCGGTCAGGACGACGGCGTCCACCCTGCCGTCCTGCCAGGACGCCAGGAGCCCGGCAGGCAGGTCCTGCGGTGCTACCGGCACAGTGGTGTAGGCCTCCACCTGCTCCACCTGCCAGCCCGCCCGGCGCAGTCCCTGGGCCAGGACCGGGCTGGCTAGGGCGGACGCGGGCAGAAGCACTCGCCTGCCCACGTCAGGGCTGTTGCCGGGAGTATCGCCGGGAAGGCTGCTGTCCGGGTTGTCCGAGCCACCTGCCGAGCTACCTGAGGCACCGGGGCCTGCGGCTAGGACGGGGTGGTGCAGGAGCGCCTGGGCGCTGCCCTCAGCGACCACGTCCGGGGGCCGGCCTACCAGGTTCCGCCAGGAGCGGGCTGTAGCCGGGCCGACGGCGGCGACCTGCACCTTCGTCGGCAGGTTACGTTGCGGGAGGTCACGGCTGTGCCCACCGGAGGGGAGCTGGTGCGGTGGCTGCTCCAGTTGCCGGAACAGGCAGGAGGCCAGCACCTCCACGGTCCGCGCCGAGGTCAGGACCAGCCAGGCTGCCTCCCCCGTGACCAGGCAGCGGCACAGGTCCTCCAGGGCTCCTCTCTGCCCGGGGACAGGCACGGTCCGGGTCAGGGCGGCTCGCACCACGGTGGCCCCGGCACGCTCGAGACCCTCGGCCAGCGCGTCAGGTGTGCGCAGGCGGGGCAGAAGGATCCTCAGGCCGCTCAGCGCCTGGGGGGCGTCAGCTGAAGCACCGGGGTAAGCGGGTGAGGCCAGGGGGCTGCCGGACGCAGCCGGGCGGCCGGTGGGCGGCTGCGTACCCGGGGAGGCGATCGGGCGCATACCAGGTCAGTCCTGTCCGAGCCCGCCGGACCCCTCCGGGGGGTGCTCGGGCCTGCGCGCCTGGAGGTCCGACAGCTCGCCGGCACCGTCCTCCAGCAGCACCGAGGCCACCCGGGCGCCAAGGTTCTCGGCGGCCACCAGGTCGGAGGTGGTACGGGGGGCAGAGGAGCCCTGGGGGCGCACGCCTCGGCCCTGGCCGCCGGGCAGCGGGACGCGGCGCTCCCGAACCAGGCGGCGTTGTCCGTCCAGGGAGGACACGAGCGCTCGCAGAACCAGCTCGCGACGTGCCGTGGCACCGGTTCCGGGAAGATCGGGGCGCCGTGGCGCGGTGCCGGGGTCGCTCACGTCGGGGTACCCGGCCGTGGCAGGCCTGTTCTCCTGCGCTGCGGGTCCCGTTCCCGCCCGGGCCGGGCCGGGGCCGTGCGTCTCAGGTTCCAGGTCAACAACCCGCGCCCAGGCACCTACCGGTGCTGCGCACCCGGCCTCCAGCCCGGCGGTGAGAGCGCGCTCAGCGGTGACGGCTACGCGCGTGTCGGCGTCCTCCAGGCGCGCGGCGGCCCTCGCCAGGTCCTCGTGCTCCT includes the following:
- a CDS encoding TetR/AcrR family transcriptional regulator encodes the protein MSDPARLGARAVSESARRRVRADARRNRERILVVAEQVFAREGLEAPMDVIAKGAGVGAGTLYRHFPTKQDLLSEILEARFTDLARRRQEIEAAAGSSGEALEQWLEAVGEWMRAYDGLPQPLRDAYVSGSSPLSPTCEEVIEMTRGFLETAQREGVARVDVDAATLYQAALASAWVAGAVEGAQRGAEDGAARGDGTVGRCDTAGPGQGAGGGVASGSGRAAEGAAAQQRLVSLMRRGWQEAR
- a CDS encoding amino acid permease, with product MSSSTRSSAAPGSMSVFNLAVLTVVAVASLRSLPAMAGYGIASVVLYVIPAVFFLVPTALVSAELATGWKGGVFIWVREAFGERWGFVAIWLQWVQNVVWYPTQIAFIAVSLSYVINRGWLASNGVYVAGVIIVLYWVSTLVALAGGNLFATVGSWSGIVGTLFPAVVLVVLGAAWLVTGAPSQTPLTASAALPPWTGLASIVLVVSNVLAYAGMEVNAVHANDLSDPGRGYPRSVLVSSALILTIFILPTLAIAVAVPQGSLGVVDGINLAFQTFFDHWHLGWATPVISLLIALGAFASVVTWIAGPSKGLLAAARTGLLPPLLQKRNQAGVQRSILMLQGVIVTVLALLFVVIPNGNTAFVTLIDMAAALYLIMYMMLFAAAVRLRTTRPQVRRTYRTPAMRLVAGIGFLACAVAFVLSFVRPSGFTGLSTMGYALVVGLVIVVLGLPPLVFYALRRPGWRLEPDHATGDAVLVNPPLAPTPQAGDAMSVRQHGRRAALRRPSGRHLDRTS
- a CDS encoding glutamate decarboxylase, translated to MSRSILNGYTGSDPDRSELNPLFARPGEAHDLPKFRLPASEALPETAYQVVHDEAMLDGNARMNLATFVSTWMDDHAGRLYLEAADKNMIDKDEYPRTAEIEARCWTMLADLWHAPQPRRAIGTSTIGSSEACMLGGLALKRRWRNARRAAGKPADRPNLVMSSAVQVCWEKFCNYWDVEPRLVPISEDHKVLDGYRLEDYVDENTIGVVAIMGVTYTGMYEPVAKIAQALDAIQERTGLDVPIHVDAASGGMIAPFVQPDLEWDFRINRVASISTSGHKYGLVYPGIGWVVWREESALPEELIFEVSYLGGQMPTFALNFSRPGAQVLLQYYMFLRLGFDGYRRVQANSRDVARYLAGEIAQMGPFELWNDGSDIPVFAWRLRADHTDRWNLYDLSDRLRMKGWLVPAYPMPDNLADLTVQRIVVRNGLSRDLADALLEDMRAEVTYLDRLGGPLPHVEGRPAAFHH
- the hemL gene encoding glutamate-1-semialdehyde 2,1-aminomutase, which translates into the protein MTTQTPARSNAALFETARAVIPGGVDSPVRAFGSVGGTPRFITSASGARVRDTEGRDYVDLVGSWGPALLGHAHPGVVEAVREAAWRGLSFGAPTEAETLLAQEVRRRVPAAERVRLVSTGTEATMTAVRLARGATGRDLVVKLAGCYHGHSDGLLAAAGSGVATAGLPGSAGVPQMVAAQTLVLPYNDLPALEACLEQRGQEVAAVILEGAAANMGVVPPLPGYTAGVRRLTAQHGALMILDEVLTGFRVGPAGWWGLEAVEGWVADGQGGPVPGSTHSARIWPASTAEASWVPDLLTFGKVIGGGVPLAAVGGRADVMDLLAPLGPVYQAGTLSGSPLATAAGLATLELADDQVYRAVDAASAQVGQVVSEALSAQGVAHRVQRAGSLFSVMFGDSAASSGVHDYEGAQAQETWRFAPFFHAFLREGVALPPSVFEAWFVSAAHDEEAVEAIAAAAPAAARAAAQARPDRQG
- the hemB gene encoding porphobilinogen synthase, whose translation is MTPTTTPTAPTAPAASRSTTGPAASTAPRPPAPDLLASRGVPAPVAPTVRPRRLRSTPAMRRLAREHTVDPASLMQPVFVREGVSQPQPVEAMPGVVQHTLDSLRREAVACARAGLGGVVLFGVPQERDEVGSQAWAEDGILNQAVAAVRAEVGDALVVCADTCLDEFTSHGHCGVLRQDGPRAGEVDNDATVPLYQAMAVSQAEAGAHMVSPSGMMDGQVAAVRAALDATGHDDVALLAYSAKYASAYFGPFREAVRSTLQGDRRTYQLDPANRREGLREAALDTAEAADMVMVKPAGPYLDVLAQVAATSPVPVAAYQVSGEYAMVEAAARNGWVERERVIAESLLGIVRAGADVVLTYWARQVAENPGWLAS
- a CDS encoding thioredoxin family protein: MATTNITGADFKDTIHGEGITLVDFWASWCGPCMRFGPVYEKASEANPDITFAKVDTEAEQGLASALGISSIPTLMVFRDDVLVYREAGALPASALDALITQVRELDMEEVKAKIAEAEKSEASQGASQEA
- a CDS encoding DUF5979 domain-containing protein — translated: MSPTSPAHRSKAPSKAFVAAVLAMLLSLTGALMSAVLPTAAQAADNPGIIVSDLRLVKSSNTGQDDPDDTTITAGDVLRLSFTWDARNANAKSGDSFSIGLPEVFRNREFPLSQPLSVTYNGTQTTIGTCELDQQNITCTFNEQLDSLVDQGFSGLNGSGSALIVAEQPTESSTADINANGTVRTVEIPGGRIGEYTGFPYSPESLRKWASPLTATSTSLDWELNFGTPAIEEALAAGGNPITVDGQTVSTITFTDRLTPGQTYDTTLSNWTLDIGKSATSDTAVGTVTDAAGQDHDTSQGNFDLEVEINGDEATIRVTGPFAPNTNYSVYYSSFPTTDNQTIQAGVEYENNATLAGTTLESSYLVYYTRSFTIDVSMEAGFGGLNITKLLSGEAAPRVPEGTTFTVGIDYTLPGGATVDTYEGWTAPGEVNADRTGGTTTMEVTLGAITTYNGTFPAGTVLTLSEDPTTASTTPAGATWGTPVFTVGGETTTSLTVADQTSTAITLRNTADEAETPVGSFSVAKAVEGGEDLTSKEFTFTFTCDDADTTTGTLTATGNGTAVDADLALPEGTQCTITEDIDAAQEDGYTLTPPEPQTITITAGDQTATATFTNTYTPEETPEPTETPTETPEPSETPTETPEPTETPTETPEPTETPTETPEPSETPTETPEPTETPTETPEPTETPSEPATETPESSETPSEPATETPESSETPSEPATETPESSETPASPQPRLPSPARPPANPQSRSLLRRRRHQAPVAALRAGRRRHQERPTTTRQVPHRAAGRSHVPGRLSASVLSRY